From Prosthecobacter vanneervenii:
AGCGCAAAGGCGCCAGTGGCTTTTTGCAGGGTGATGTTGCTGCCGCTGAGCGTCGAATTGATCGTCAGGCGCGAGTTGAGCGAGCTGGACCCGTCCTGAACCGTGATCGCGGAACCGGAGGCGAGTGAGATCGTGCCCCCCGTCAGGGTGTAAGCCGAAGTAACTGCCCTGAAAATCAATCCATTGGCATTCACCGTGCCAGAAACGATGATCGTGCCGCCTGCTCCGCCTGCACCTATCGCTGCCGTATTTCCCGCTGAGTTCGACCAAGTCTGGTTCTGCTGCGGCGTTGTTTCATCAAACCAGTTGCTGGCACCATCCGTCCAGTTTCCAGAGCCATCTTGGGCACCGTCTGTACCTTTGTTCAAATCCCACACAAAGGTGGCTCCTCGGGCTTGAAAAACGGACATCGCTCCGAAAAGGAGAGCGGCCAGTGTCAGATGGAGGTTTTTGAACAAGAACATTCGAAAGGAAAGGGGGGAGAGACAATGGCAGGCCCTGACCGTTGGAAAAGTACTAGAACATAAGCGCCTCCTTTATTCTGCTTGGAGGCAGGGAATGATGTTTTCCCCGTGCCTGGACCAAGATTGGCCGTGAACTTGCTAATTGATGTCTGGCAGGCACTGAGTTCCCCCGTCTGCACCAGCCCCCGCATGTCCATCCACGTCGCCCTCCACCATCGCACCAGCTACCGGTACGAACGCCCCGTCGAGCTGGGGCCCCAGATCATCAGGCTGCGTCCTGCCCCGCACTCCCGGACGCGCATTCTGAGCTATTCGCTCAAAGTCACGCCCAAAAAACATTTCCTAAACTGGCAGCAGGACCCCCAGTCCAACTACCTCGCACGCCTCGTCTTCCCGGAAAAAACCGACGAATTCACCGTCGAGGTGGACGTCGTCGCCGAAATGACGGTGTTCAACCCCTTCGACTTCTTCCTGGAGCCCGAGTGCGAGCACTTTCCTTTTAAATACGACGCCGTCCTCGACCACGAACTGGCCCCCTTCGTCAAGGCCGCTGATTTCACCCCCAAGTTTGGAGAATACTTCAAGCGCCTTGAGACCGACCTGCTGGAGATGAAACCCTGGCCGCCACGCACCATCGACGTGCTGGTCTTCATCAATCAGCGCTTATGGAAGGACATCGGCTACACCGTCCGCATGGAGCCCGGCGTCCAGACCCCTGAGGAGACGCTCACCAAGCTCACCGGCTCCTGCCGCGACACCTCCTGGCTCATGGTCCAGGTCCTGCGCCGCCTGGGCTTTGCCGCGCGCTTTGTCAGCGGTTACCTCATCCAGCTCAAGCCAGATGTGAAATCCCTCGACGGCCCCAGCGGTACCGAGGTCGATTTCACCGACCTCCACGCCTGGTGCGAGGTCTATCTCCCTGGCGCTGGCTGGGTCGGCCTCGACCCTACCTCCGGCCTCTTTGCAGGGGAGGGGCACATCCCTCTCGCGGCCACACCAGACCCCCAGAGCGCCGCCCCCATCTCCGGCTTGGTGGAGCCCGCCGAGACCAAGTTTGAGTTCGAAATGAAGGTGGACCGCGTCTTCGAGTCCCCCCGTGTCACCAAGCCCTACACCGATGAGCAGTGGGCGGAGATCGAGGCTCTCGGTCACGCTCTCGACAAGGAGTTGGAAGCATCTGACGTCCGCCTCACCATGGGTGGCGAGCCCACCTTCGTCTCCATCGACGATGCCGAAGGCGCCGAGTGGAACACCGCTGCCGTGGGTCCTATGAAGGCCCGCCTTTCGGATGAGCTCATCAAGCGCCTCAAGGCGCGCTTCGCCCCCGGTGCCTTCCTCCACTACGGCCAGGGCAAATGGTATCCCGGCGAATCCCTTCCCCGCTGGTGCTACGCCAGCTACTGGCGCAAGGACGGCGAGCCCCTCTGGGGCCACCCGCAACTCTTTGCAGACATGCAGAAGGACTACGGCGTGAATGAGACCCACTCCGCACGCTTCATCCATGCTTTGGCGGAGCGCCTCGGCTGCGGCGGCAAATGGATCATGCCCGCCTACGAAGACGCCTTCTACTACCTGTGGCGGGAGCGTCGTCTGCCCTCCAACGTGGACCCGCACAAATCCAACCTCAAAGACGAGGAGGAGCGCTCGCGGCTGGCCAAAGTCTTCGAGCAGGGGCTCGATAAGATCATCGGCCACGTCCTGCCACTCAAGCCTGCCTACAATGGCTGGGAAACCGGCCCCTGGTTCCTGCGTACCGAGCGCTGCTACCTCATCCCCGGAGACTCCGCCATGGGCCTCCGCCTTCCGCTGGATTCCCAGCCTTGGGTCAAAACCACCGACTACCCCTACCACCATGAGCAGGACCCCATGGAGGATCGCGATCCGCTCCCAGACCGTCAGCACTTCGTGCGCGGCATCGGTGGTGTCCCCGCCTCCTTCTGGAAACGGCTGGCCCTTTCTCAAAAAGGCCCCAAAGGCCTCGGAGATCTCACGGAAGAAGAGCGCAAAGCCCTCGATGAGGAGCTTCAGCAGCGCATCGACCCCGCCTTTCAGCCCCCTACCGTCGGCCAGTCTGCCGACTGGGTCGTTCGCACCGCCCTCTGCGTGGAGCCGCGCGATGGCAAGCTCCACGTCTTCATGCCCCCCACCAAGACGCTGGAGGAGTACCTCTCCGCCCTCGGTGCTGTGGAGGATGTGGCGCTCGCTTTGGATCAACCCATCGTTCTGGAAGGCTACCCGCCGCCCTACGATCCACGCGTGAACGTCCTCAAGGTCACACCCGACCCCGGCGTCATCGAGGTGAACGTCCATCCCGCCAAGAACTGGGACGAGATGGTCAATATCACCGAAACCCTCTACGAAGAGGCCCGCCAGACCCGTCTCGGCACCGAGAAATTCATGGTAGATGGACGTCACACCGGCACCGGTGGGGGCAATCACATTGTCATGGGCGCCGAATACCCCAAGGACAGCCCCTTCCTCCGTCGCCCGGACCTCCTGCGCAGCCTCGTCACCTACTGGCAGAATCACCCCGCGCTCTCCTACATGTTCAGCGGTCTCTTCATCGGCCCCATGAGCCAGAGCCCGCGTATCGACGAAGCCCGCAACGACTCCCTCTACGAGCTCGAGGTCGCCTTCAAAGCCGCCTCCGAATCCGGCCATGTGCCCCCTTGGCTGGTGGACCGCCTCTATCGTAATCTCCTCATCGACTCCTCTGGCAACACTCACCGCGCCGAGTTCTGCATCGACAAGCTCTACTCCCCGGACAGCAGCACCGGCCGCCTCGGCCTGCTGGAGATGCGTGGCTTTGAGATGCCACCGCACTCACGCATGAGCCTCGCTCAGGCCCTCATGCTCCGCACCCTCATCGCCCGTTTCTGGAAGGAGCCGTACGAGGCACCCCTCGTGCGCTGGGGCACCGACATCCATGACCGCTGGATGCTCCCTCACTTCGCCTGGAGCGACATCGAGGACGTCTGCCACGACACCCGCCAGGCCGGCTACGAGCTCAAGCCCGAATGGTTTGCTCCACACTTCGAGTTCCGCTACCCGCTCAGTGGCGACTGGTCCTCACGCAATGTGCACATCGAGATCCGCCAGGCGCTCGAGCCCTGGCACGTGCTCGGAGAAGACGCCGGCATGGGCGGCGCGGTCCGTTACGTGGACTCCTCCTTGGAGCGCATCCAGATCAAGGCTCAGGGCTTGGTCGAGGGCCGCTACGCCATCACCTGCAATGGCCGCACTGTCCCGCTGCACCCCACCGGCACCAATGGCGAGTACGTCGCCGGAGTGCGCTACCGCGCCTGGCAGCCGCCAAACTGCCTCCAGCCTACCGTTGGCGTGCACTCACCGCTCACGATTGATCTCGTGGACCAGTGGAATCAGCGCTCCCTCGGCGGCTGCACCTACCACGTCGCCCATCCCGGCGGCCTCAGCTACGAGGTCTTTCCCGTCAATGCCTACGAGGCCGAAAGCCGCCGCTACGCCCGCTTTTTCCGCCACGGCCACACGCCTGGGAAGATCAAAGTGGCCCCCGCCACGCCCAATCCGGAGTTCCCCTTCACCCTGGACCTGAGGCACGCATGAAAGTAAAGAATCGGGATGCACAAAGCATGAACGATTCTTACAGTCGCTACCCGCACCGTTGCACACGCATTGATCTTCCAATCCCAAAGCTCCACTTCCGCCGCACCTCCTGCCACACCCCGGGCTGCTCCTCCGCAGCTCGACGGCACGGCGGTTGAGGGGCATTACGATGAACTCCGCGAGGCTGGTGGCAAAGTGCGCTCCCACTACGAGCCCGTCATCGCCGACCTTCAGAAGCGGGACGTCGCCGGGGTCAAGCGCCTCGCAGACACCGCCCGCCGCCTGCTGGCGGAGCGCGGCGTCACCTTCAACATCTACGACGCCAAGGGCCTCGATACCCCCTGGCAGATGGACCCGGTGCCCTTCGTCATCTCCGCCCGTGAGTGGGAGGCCATCGAAAAGGCGCTCATCCAGCGTGCCACGCTGCTCAATGCCATTTTGACAGACAGCTACGGCCCTCAGCAGCTCATCAAGGACGGCAGCATGCCGGCGGCCATGGTGCTCGCCCAGCCCAGCTACATCCGCGCCTGCCACGGCATCAAGGTGCCCAATAACAAGCCTCTCCAGGTTTACGGCGCCGACATCGTTCGTGCCCTGGATGGCCAGTGGTGGGTCATCTCCGACCGCACTCAGATTCCCACCGGCTCCGGTTACGCGCTGGAAAACCGCCTCATCACCTCCCGTCTGCTGCCCGATGTCTTCCGCGACGCACGCGTCCGCCGTCTCGCCGGTTTCTTCCGCCAGATGCAGCAGTCCCTCGCCGCCCTGGCTCCGCGTCCGGTCGAGGAGCCCCGTGTCGTCCTGCTCACGCCCGGCCCCTACAACGAGACCTACTTCGAGCAGGCCTACCTGGCCCGCTATCTCGGTTACACGCTCGTCGAAGGCGAAGACCTCACCGTGCGCGATGACCGCGTCTATCAGAAGACGCTCAACGGCCTCGAACCCGTCGACGTCATCCTGCGCCGTGTGGACGACGATTTCTGCGATCCCCTGGAACTTCGCAACGACTCCATGCTTGGTGTCCCAGGCCTCGTGCGCGCTGTGCGTGCGGGGAATGTGGCCCTGGCCAATTCCCTCGGCTCCGGCCTTGTCGAAGCTCCGGCCATGATGGCCTTTCTCCCCAGTCTCAGCCGCAAGCTCCTCGGAGAAGAGCTCCTCATGCCCTCCGTCGCCACTTGGTGGTGCGGCCAGGAGAATCCAAAAGCCGAGGTGGAGAAAAACATCGACCATCTCGTCATCAAAAACGCCTTCAAAGTCCGCGGACGCGAGATCAACTTTGGCGAACACTTGACCGTCACTGAGCGCACTGCCCTCATCGAACGCATGCGCTTTGCCCCGGACCGCTGGGCCGCGCAGGAAAAGATCTCTTTCTCCACCGCCCCCGTCTGGGAGGACGGCCACCTCGTCCACAAACCCGTCAGCGTGCGCGTTTATCTCGTCGCGACCCAGGACGGCTACATGGTCATGCCCGGCGGCCTCACCCGCGTGGCTGCCAAGATGGACTCCTCCCTGGTCTCCATGCAGAAAGGCGGCACCACCAAGGACACTTGGGTGCTCAGCGACGGTCCGGTGGACAATGTCACCCTCCTTTCCAATACCAGCACACCCGTCGAGCTCCGCCGCACCGGGCATAATCTCGGCAGCCGTGTGGCCAATCATCTCTACTGGCTTGGACGCTATGCCGAGCGCGCAGAGTCCAGCGCCCGCCTGCTGCGCTCCACCCTTCTGCGCTGCTCGCCGGAGAGTGGCATGAGCGAGACCCCGCTGCTGCTGCCGCTGCTTGAAGCGCTCAAAAATCTTACCGTCCTCGATGACGTCAATGATGTCGCCGCACTCGCCTCCCAGCAGGAGCAGCTGGAGGCCCGTCTGCTGGAGGCCATCTTCGACCCCGATCACCCCTCCAGCGTCCGCTCCTGCGTGGCCCACATCCAGCGCATCGGCGTTCTGCTTCGTGATCGCATCTCCGTCGATACCTGGCGCGTCATCAGCCAGCTTGGAGACGCCTTGGACACTTATGAGAACACCCCCAGCGTCACGCCCATGTCGGACGCTCTCAATGTGCTCACCCGCATCATTCTGGAGCTGGCCTCCTTCCACGGCCTTGCCAAGGAGAACATGACGCGCGCCCAGGGCTGGATGTTCCTCGACATGGGCCATCGCCTTGAGCGCACTGTTTACATCTGCGAGCTGCTTCGCTCCGGACTGCGTAGCGCTGATGCGGAAAACCCCAGCCTCCTGGAGGCCATTCTTGAGGTCGGAGACAGCACCATCACTTACCGCAATCGCTACAGCCTCCTCCCTCAGCTCGCTGCCGTCTATGACCTCCTCATGCTCGATGAGCTCAACCCCCGCGGTCTCCGCTTCCAGTTCGAGCGCATTCGTCAGCAGTTTGAGCACCTCCCCCACGAGCAGAAATCCGCGCTTCTCACCCCGGCCATGCGCATCTTCCTGGAGCACAACACCCGCCTCCAGCTCTGCGATCCTACGGAACTCGCCCGCGTCGAGCACGGCACCTGGGCGCAGTCCCAGGTCGCAAAGCTTCTCACCCAGCTCATTGAGGCCATGCCCCAGCTCAATGACGCGTTGACCGCTTCTTACTTCGCACACTCCACCATCAGCAGCAGCGAGGTCGCTCCTCCGGCTGAACCTGCGTCCACGTGATGAAATACCGCATCACCCATCGCACCACATACAGCTACAGCTCCCAGGTGGCGGTGTCCCACCATGCCGCTCGCCTGCGTCCGCGAGATACCGAGACGCAGCGCTGCATGGAGTTCAGCCTCAGCTTTGATCCCGATCCCGATCTCCGCACTGAGCACATCGACTCCTTTGGCAATCAGGTCGCCTGCTTCTCCGTGCAGAAACTTCACAATCACTTTGAGGTCACCTCCCGCAGCTTCGTCTCGCTCACGCCCGTGCTGCAGCCCGACCCTCTGCAGACACCGCCTTGGGAGGAGGTGGCTGGTTTGTTCCGTGATCCCGTTTCCGCAGACCTGCTCGACCCCTGCCAGTATGTTTACGTCAGCCCGCTGCTCGTGCCGGAGATGCAGTTGCGGGACTTCGCACTGCCCAGCTTCACCAAAGGCCGGCCCCTCCTCGCAGCCACTGCGGATCTCTTCCGCCGCATCTACAAGGAGTTTGTTTTCGACTCCAAGGCCACCACCATCAGCACACCGCTCAAAGAGGTGCTGGAGAAGAAGCGCGGCGTCTGCCAGGACTTCGCCCATCTAGCCATCGCCAGCCTGCGCGCCATTGGGCTGCCGGCGCGTTATGTCAGCGGCTATCTTCGCACCCACCCCCCGGCCGGCAAGCCTCGTCTCCAGGGCGTCGATGCCTCCCATGCCTGGGCCTCCTGCTTCGTGCCAGGTTTCGGTTGGGTGGACTTTGATCCCACCAACAACTGCTTCACCTCCCTCGATCACGTCACCGTCGCCATCGGCCGCGACTTCTCAGACGTCAGCCCCGTGCGTGGCATCATCACCGGTGGCGGCAGGCACACCGTCGGCGTCGGCGTCGATGTCGAGCCCGTCGGCGACTGATCAAACTCGGGCCACACCTCCTATTTTTAAAGCGTTTGAAACTCTGGCACAGGGGCTGCTAAATAATAAGATCCCATGTCGTCACTGTTTAACGACTACCAACCAGAGAGCTTCTTCGACGAGGTGTTTTCCCAGACAAGGAAGGCGCGCACGCACTACGGAGCCATGCTTGATAGTGTAGGTTCACTCACTCCCTCCGAATATTCTGCGCGTCAAAAAGCCGTGGATGCCGCCTTCCTCCGTCAGGGCGTCACATTCACCGTCTATGGCGATGACCAGGGTACCGAACGCATCTTCCCCTTCGACCTCATGCCGCGTATCATTCCGCAGCGTGAATGGGAGACCGTGGAGGCCGGACTGATCCAGCGCATCACCGCGCTGAATCTCTTCCTCAACGATGTCTATCACGGTCAGAAGATCATCAATGACAAGGCCGTCCCCGCTGAGCTCGTGCTCTCCGCCTCTCATTACCGGCCGGAGTTCCGTGGCATCAAGGTGCCCCACGGCATCTACATCCACATCTGCGGCACCGACCTCGTCCGCGATGGCAAGGGGGACTACTACGTCCTTGAGGACAACGGCCGCTGCCCCTCCGGCGCCTCCTACATGCTGGAGAATCGCAACGCCATGAAGCGCGCCTTCCCCGGCCTGCTTCAGTCGCTCCCTGTGCGTCCTGTGGACGCCTACGGCTCCATGCTGCGGGAGACCCTCGCGCACCTCGCCCCCAGCAGCGTGCTCGATCCCGTCATCGTCGTGCTCACCCCGGGCATCTACAACAGCGCCTACTTCGAGCACTGCTACCTCGCCAAGCAGATGGGCGTGCCCATCGTCGAAGGCCGTGATCTCATCATCCGCAATGACCGCGTCTTCATGCGCACGACCAAGGGCCTGGAGCAGGTCCACGTCATCTACCGCCGAATCGACGACGATTTCCTCGACCCCCAGGTCTTCCGCAAAGACTCCCTCCTCGGCGTCCCCGGCATCATTAATGCCTACCGCAAAGGCAATGTCGCCCTCGCCAACTCCATCGGCACCGGCGTAGCCGATGACAAGGCCGTCTATGCGCTCGTGCCGAAGATGATCAAATACTACCTCGATCAGGACCCCATCCTGCCGAATGTGCCCACCCATCTCGGCGTCGAGCCCAAGGAGTGCGAGTACATCCTCGACAATCTCGACAAGCTCGTGGTCAAGGCCGTCAATGAATCCGGTGGCTACGGCATGCTTATGGGCCCGCACGCCTCCAAAAAGGAGCTCGCCGAGTTCGGCGAGCGCATCAAGAAGAACCCGCGCAACTACATCGCGCAGCCCGTTCTTCAGCTCTCCCGCCATCCCGTCTTTGTGGACGACCACTTCGAAGGCCGCCACATCGACCTCCGCCCCTACGTGCTCTGCGGCGACCGCGTGCGCGTCGTCCCCGGCGGTCTTACCCGCGTCGCGCTCAAAAAAGGCTCTCTCGTCGTGAACTCCTCCCAGGGTGGCGGCAGCAAGGATACCTGGGTCCTCTGGGACGATCCCCTGGACAAGCCTGCCGAAACCTCTCACGCCGCCTGATCACACGCCATGCTTAGCCGAGTCGCAGACAGCATTTACTGGATGGCACGCTATGTCGAGCGTGCCGAAAACCTCTCCCGCCTCCTGCTCTCCACTCAGGATCTCCTGCTGGATGCCGGAGCCGAGGGCGTGGATGAAGCGCAGTTCTGGCAGCCCCTCCTCGCCACCACCGGAGACGAGGAAGCCTACTTCGGATTGCACAAGAAGATCAAGGGCAAGGACGTCACCGACTTCCTCGCCCTTCGTGCGGACAATCCCAACTCCATGCTTAACAGCATCCGCGCCGCGCGTGAAAACGCCCGCACCGTGCGCGATCAGATCTCCGACGAGATCTGGGAGTCGTTGAACTCCCTGCGCCTCTTCGTCGAATCCGCCGAGGGCAAGGCCATGCACCGCACCCAGAGCGCCGCCTTCTACGAGCGCGTTCTCCGTGGCTCCTATGAGTTTCAGGGCGTCGCAGACTCCACCACCCCGCGTGGCGAAATTTGGTATTTCCTCCGCGTCGGCACATGTCTGGAGCGTGCGGATAAAGTCTCCCGTCTTCTCGACACCTGCTCCGGCCTCTCGCTCGAGCTTCCTCCCTCTCCCAAGGCTCGCCCCCTGCGCTGGGCCGCTCTCTTGCGCTCCTGCTCCGCCTGGCATGCCTTCCAGACCAAGTGCAGCAGGCAGGATCCGGCCAAAATCATCGAATACCTCCTGCTCGACGAGACCTTTCCCCGCTCCATTGCCTACTGCGTCGCGGAGGCAGAGGTCGCTCTCCAGGCACTGTGTGCCGGTGCCGGCATCCAGGGCATGCCCCCGCTGCTGCGGCATGTGGGGCGTCTGCGTGCCGACCTGGCTTACACCACCGTCGAGGAGGTCCTCGCCTTTGGCCTGCACGAATACATCGACAATCTGCAGACACGCCTCAACCAGATCGGCGAGGCCGTCTTCCAGACCTTCGTCCTCCACGCCGAGCTCGCCATGCCGGCCGAGGAGCCTGTGCAGGAGGTCGTCATCAGCGTCCCTGGCGCTTATCACGCCCATGTTGACGAAGATGCCCAGATTCAGCAGCAGCAACAGCAGCAGTAGTTCCGACGTATTTGCGTCTCCTGCCGTTCCACCGCCATGCGATTTCGAGTCTTCCACCGCACGCGCTACGTTTACCGTGCTGCGGTCCGCGATAGCTACAACGAGGTCAGGCTCCGGCCTGTCACCGATGACAAGTCGCGTCTCGAATTCTTCCTCCTCAACGTCAAGCCCCCCGCCCGCCTCCAGCACTTCCGGGACAACTGGCTTAACTATGTCCATTACTTCGACATTTCAGAGCCGCACTCGGACCTGACCATCGAGTCACAGTCCACCATCAACACCACCAATCCCTACAAGGACGGCAAGCCCCTCGGCGTCACCTTCGAGATGCTCAAGGACGAGATGGATGAAATGGTCCTCCCCTTCCTTGGAGACAGCCACTACATCGCCATCACCGCTGAGGTCTGGCGTCTCGGCATCGACATCCGCAACGAGAGCAACGACGTCTTTGAGACCGCCGAGGCCGTCATGAATTACATCTACCGGGAGTGGAAGTACTCCCCCAGCACCACCACCTCATCCACTCACATGGCCGAGGTTCTCCACAGCAGGCAGGGCGTCTGCCAGGACTTCGCCCACCTCATGATCGGCATCTGCCGCGCCCTCGGTATCCCCGCCCGCTACATCAGCGGCTACCTCTACAACGGCCCCGACTCCCACCTGCGCGGTGCCCAGGCCTCCCACGCTTGGTGCGAGGTCCATCTCCCCGGCAAAGGCTGGTTCGGCCTCGACCCCACCAACGCCACCCTCGCCGACGAGCGGCACATCAAGATTGCCACCGGCCGCGACTACCACGATGCCGCCCCCATCTCCGGTTACTTCGACGGCCCTCCCGGTGCCACCACCGCCCTCCAGGTCGAGCTCGAAGTCCGTCGTCTCGACGGCTGATCATCCGCTGAATCTTCCGTTGTCTTTCACCCCCTGCCCGCTACAATTCTTTCAGCGGGCCGCGCAACCGGGTTGGAAACTTCAAAACCGATTCTGAAGCAAGGCTTCCAGAATCAATTTTT
This genomic window contains:
- a CDS encoding transglutaminase family protein, which produces MSIHVALHHRTSYRYERPVELGPQIIRLRPAPHSRTRILSYSLKVTPKKHFLNWQQDPQSNYLARLVFPEKTDEFTVEVDVVAEMTVFNPFDFFLEPECEHFPFKYDAVLDHELAPFVKAADFTPKFGEYFKRLETDLLEMKPWPPRTIDVLVFINQRLWKDIGYTVRMEPGVQTPEETLTKLTGSCRDTSWLMVQVLRRLGFAARFVSGYLIQLKPDVKSLDGPSGTEVDFTDLHAWCEVYLPGAGWVGLDPTSGLFAGEGHIPLAATPDPQSAAPISGLVEPAETKFEFEMKVDRVFESPRVTKPYTDEQWAEIEALGHALDKELEASDVRLTMGGEPTFVSIDDAEGAEWNTAAVGPMKARLSDELIKRLKARFAPGAFLHYGQGKWYPGESLPRWCYASYWRKDGEPLWGHPQLFADMQKDYGVNETHSARFIHALAERLGCGGKWIMPAYEDAFYYLWRERRLPSNVDPHKSNLKDEEERSRLAKVFEQGLDKIIGHVLPLKPAYNGWETGPWFLRTERCYLIPGDSAMGLRLPLDSQPWVKTTDYPYHHEQDPMEDRDPLPDRQHFVRGIGGVPASFWKRLALSQKGPKGLGDLTEEERKALDEELQQRIDPAFQPPTVGQSADWVVRTALCVEPRDGKLHVFMPPTKTLEEYLSALGAVEDVALALDQPIVLEGYPPPYDPRVNVLKVTPDPGVIEVNVHPAKNWDEMVNITETLYEEARQTRLGTEKFMVDGRHTGTGGGNHIVMGAEYPKDSPFLRRPDLLRSLVTYWQNHPALSYMFSGLFIGPMSQSPRIDEARNDSLYELEVAFKAASESGHVPPWLVDRLYRNLLIDSSGNTHRAEFCIDKLYSPDSSTGRLGLLEMRGFEMPPHSRMSLAQALMLRTLIARFWKEPYEAPLVRWGTDIHDRWMLPHFAWSDIEDVCHDTRQAGYELKPEWFAPHFEFRYPLSGDWSSRNVHIEIRQALEPWHVLGEDAGMGGAVRYVDSSLERIQIKAQGLVEGRYAITCNGRTVPLHPTGTNGEYVAGVRYRAWQPPNCLQPTVGVHSPLTIDLVDQWNQRSLGGCTYHVAHPGGLSYEVFPVNAYEAESRRYARFFRHGHTPGKIKVAPATPNPEFPFTLDLRHA
- a CDS encoding circularly permuted type 2 ATP-grasp protein, which translates into the protein MIFQSQSSTSAAPPATPRAAPPQLDGTAVEGHYDELREAGGKVRSHYEPVIADLQKRDVAGVKRLADTARRLLAERGVTFNIYDAKGLDTPWQMDPVPFVISAREWEAIEKALIQRATLLNAILTDSYGPQQLIKDGSMPAAMVLAQPSYIRACHGIKVPNNKPLQVYGADIVRALDGQWWVISDRTQIPTGSGYALENRLITSRLLPDVFRDARVRRLAGFFRQMQQSLAALAPRPVEEPRVVLLTPGPYNETYFEQAYLARYLGYTLVEGEDLTVRDDRVYQKTLNGLEPVDVILRRVDDDFCDPLELRNDSMLGVPGLVRAVRAGNVALANSLGSGLVEAPAMMAFLPSLSRKLLGEELLMPSVATWWCGQENPKAEVEKNIDHLVIKNAFKVRGREINFGEHLTVTERTALIERMRFAPDRWAAQEKISFSTAPVWEDGHLVHKPVSVRVYLVATQDGYMVMPGGLTRVAAKMDSSLVSMQKGGTTKDTWVLSDGPVDNVTLLSNTSTPVELRRTGHNLGSRVANHLYWLGRYAERAESSARLLRSTLLRCSPESGMSETPLLLPLLEALKNLTVLDDVNDVAALASQQEQLEARLLEAIFDPDHPSSVRSCVAHIQRIGVLLRDRISVDTWRVISQLGDALDTYENTPSVTPMSDALNVLTRIILELASFHGLAKENMTRAQGWMFLDMGHRLERTVYICELLRSGLRSADAENPSLLEAILEVGDSTITYRNRYSLLPQLAAVYDLLMLDELNPRGLRFQFERIRQQFEHLPHEQKSALLTPAMRIFLEHNTRLQLCDPTELARVEHGTWAQSQVAKLLTQLIEAMPQLNDALTASYFAHSTISSSEVAPPAEPAST
- a CDS encoding transglutaminase family protein encodes the protein MKYRITHRTTYSYSSQVAVSHHAARLRPRDTETQRCMEFSLSFDPDPDLRTEHIDSFGNQVACFSVQKLHNHFEVTSRSFVSLTPVLQPDPLQTPPWEEVAGLFRDPVSADLLDPCQYVYVSPLLVPEMQLRDFALPSFTKGRPLLAATADLFRRIYKEFVFDSKATTISTPLKEVLEKKRGVCQDFAHLAIASLRAIGLPARYVSGYLRTHPPAGKPRLQGVDASHAWASCFVPGFGWVDFDPTNNCFTSLDHVTVAIGRDFSDVSPVRGIITGGGRHTVGVGVDVEPVGD
- a CDS encoding circularly permuted type 2 ATP-grasp protein, producing the protein MSSLFNDYQPESFFDEVFSQTRKARTHYGAMLDSVGSLTPSEYSARQKAVDAAFLRQGVTFTVYGDDQGTERIFPFDLMPRIIPQREWETVEAGLIQRITALNLFLNDVYHGQKIINDKAVPAELVLSASHYRPEFRGIKVPHGIYIHICGTDLVRDGKGDYYVLEDNGRCPSGASYMLENRNAMKRAFPGLLQSLPVRPVDAYGSMLRETLAHLAPSSVLDPVIVVLTPGIYNSAYFEHCYLAKQMGVPIVEGRDLIIRNDRVFMRTTKGLEQVHVIYRRIDDDFLDPQVFRKDSLLGVPGIINAYRKGNVALANSIGTGVADDKAVYALVPKMIKYYLDQDPILPNVPTHLGVEPKECEYILDNLDKLVVKAVNESGGYGMLMGPHASKKELAEFGERIKKNPRNYIAQPVLQLSRHPVFVDDHFEGRHIDLRPYVLCGDRVRVVPGGLTRVALKKGSLVVNSSQGGGSKDTWVLWDDPLDKPAETSHAA
- a CDS encoding alpha-E domain-containing protein, which encodes MLSRVADSIYWMARYVERAENLSRLLLSTQDLLLDAGAEGVDEAQFWQPLLATTGDEEAYFGLHKKIKGKDVTDFLALRADNPNSMLNSIRAARENARTVRDQISDEIWESLNSLRLFVESAEGKAMHRTQSAAFYERVLRGSYEFQGVADSTTPRGEIWYFLRVGTCLERADKVSRLLDTCSGLSLELPPSPKARPLRWAALLRSCSAWHAFQTKCSRQDPAKIIEYLLLDETFPRSIAYCVAEAEVALQALCAGAGIQGMPPLLRHVGRLRADLAYTTVEEVLAFGLHEYIDNLQTRLNQIGEAVFQTFVLHAELAMPAEEPVQEVVISVPGAYHAHVDEDAQIQQQQQQQ
- a CDS encoding transglutaminase family protein yields the protein MRFRVFHRTRYVYRAAVRDSYNEVRLRPVTDDKSRLEFFLLNVKPPARLQHFRDNWLNYVHYFDISEPHSDLTIESQSTINTTNPYKDGKPLGVTFEMLKDEMDEMVLPFLGDSHYIAITAEVWRLGIDIRNESNDVFETAEAVMNYIYREWKYSPSTTTSSTHMAEVLHSRQGVCQDFAHLMIGICRALGIPARYISGYLYNGPDSHLRGAQASHAWCEVHLPGKGWFGLDPTNATLADERHIKIATGRDYHDAAPISGYFDGPPGATTALQVELEVRRLDG